A region from the Thermococcus sp. Bubb.Bath genome encodes:
- a CDS encoding glycosyltransferase family 4 protein: MELGKRSGEIEEGLRVGNRKYLEMSLLIITNSYPDPEGKSYGGSFVKGQVDELRRYFNEIYVISPHPLGTSRFLRDYSYDNVHVYYPRFFHLPIGFFRKRLGDNFYRAALRIINRKGLEFDLIHAHFTWPSGYAGALLKEKFGVPLIVTAHGFDVYDLPFRGEVYLRKVLKALESADQIITVSRSNFLVLTERLGIPAEKISLIPNGFNGRKFRPMDKIECRRSLGLPLEKKIVLTVGNLVPVKGHEYLLEAVKMVLEREPNTFFVIVGDGPLRKKVEELAKKLGISENVYFAGSRPHEEIPLWMNAADLFVLPSLRESFGVVVLEALAVGTPVVATINGGSEEIITSENYGFLCPPKDPECLAEKVLIALEKEWDKGKIREYARQFMWNNIVKQIVKVYTSMV, translated from the coding sequence ATGGAACTGGGAAAGAGAAGCGGAGAAATTGAGGAGGGTTTACGTGTGGGTAACAGGAAATACTTGGAGATGAGTCTTTTAATAATCACTAACTCCTACCCAGACCCAGAAGGTAAAAGCTACGGTGGGAGCTTCGTTAAGGGGCAGGTTGACGAGCTTAGGAGGTATTTTAATGAGATCTATGTAATCTCCCCTCACCCCTTGGGAACAAGCAGATTTTTGAGGGATTACTCATATGACAACGTTCACGTTTATTATCCCCGTTTCTTCCATCTCCCAATTGGGTTTTTTAGGAAGAGGTTGGGGGATAACTTTTACCGGGCTGCCTTAAGGATTATAAACAGAAAAGGACTTGAGTTTGATCTCATTCATGCTCACTTCACTTGGCCGAGTGGGTACGCTGGGGCACTTTTAAAGGAGAAATTTGGTGTGCCATTGATAGTAACTGCCCATGGGTTTGATGTCTATGACCTCCCCTTCAGGGGGGAAGTTTACCTGAGGAAAGTCCTTAAGGCCCTGGAGAGTGCCGATCAAATTATTACCGTAAGCCGTTCAAACTTCCTCGTTTTGACCGAGAGGCTTGGAATTCCCGCTGAAAAAATCTCGTTAATCCCAAACGGCTTTAATGGGAGGAAATTCAGACCGATGGACAAGATTGAATGTAGAAGATCCCTTGGTCTCCCCCTGGAAAAAAAGATCGTTCTAACTGTTGGCAATCTAGTTCCTGTGAAGGGACACGAGTATCTTTTAGAGGCGGTTAAGATGGTTCTCGAACGAGAGCCTAACACTTTCTTTGTTATTGTTGGGGATGGGCCGCTCCGGAAGAAGGTTGAAGAGCTTGCAAAGAAACTTGGAATTTCTGAGAACGTTTACTTCGCTGGGAGTAGACCTCATGAAGAAATACCGCTGTGGATGAATGCCGCCGACCTCTTTGTCTTGCCGAGTTTGAGGGAAAGTTTTGGGGTGGTTGTTCTTGAGGCCCTTGCTGTTGGTACTCCCGTTGTTGCAACGATTAATGGTGGAAGTGAGGAGATAATAACATCTGAGAATTACGGATTCCTGTGTCCACCGAAAGATCCAGAGTGTCTTGCGGAGAAAGTTTTAATAGCTCTTGAAAAAGAGTGGGATAAAGGGAAAATAAGAGAGTATGCCAGACAGTTTATGTGGAATAATATTGTAAAGCAAATTGTGAAGGTTTATACCTCGATGGTGTGA
- a CDS encoding glycosyltransferase family 4 protein, with translation MRIVMTVSNPFNPDPRVYKEAKSLVKAGHEVYVIAWDREGKYPKRETIEGVHVLRLGPRSGYGYRMIFGLPLFYLNALRAVLHLKPDVIHTHDFDTAVLGFLLKLIKRTKWVYDIHDLYFTFFSMETDKEMFLGKIVETLDLLFAKNSTHVIVATQSIGGKHEGLREYYIINSVLPDSITTIWNTPEIVTFSNYLDLGLKWSNKLTIGFIGSIRTISNFIPLFEALSKEPNRYRILFVGGGKNVSKLQELVKTRYAELDIEFVGNVEYRLTPNYYKLCDVVFAWYPPRENVKRAIAVKVFEACSLGVPVIVNGDTLMEDFVREYRCGIPLKELQIDKIINTLNDIPKLKKSLKSFKVMIRDKWNWEREAEKLRRVYVWVTGNTWR, from the coding sequence ATGAGAATTGTAATGACAGTGAGCAACCCATTTAACCCGGATCCCAGGGTTTACAAGGAAGCCAAAAGTCTAGTCAAAGCGGGTCATGAGGTGTACGTTATAGCCTGGGACAGGGAGGGCAAGTATCCGAAAAGGGAAACTATTGAGGGGGTACATGTTCTTCGTCTTGGTCCTAGATCTGGATATGGATATAGGATGATTTTTGGCCTTCCACTGTTTTATTTGAATGCTCTGAGGGCTGTTTTACACTTGAAACCGGACGTTATTCACACCCATGATTTTGACACTGCCGTTTTGGGGTTTCTCCTGAAGCTCATCAAGAGGACAAAGTGGGTCTATGATATCCATGATCTTTACTTTACATTCTTCTCTATGGAAACAGATAAAGAAATGTTCTTAGGAAAAATCGTTGAGACTTTGGATTTGCTCTTTGCAAAAAACTCTACTCACGTAATAGTAGCTACCCAGTCAATTGGAGGAAAACACGAGGGTCTTAGGGAGTATTATATCATTAATAGTGTCCTTCCAGATAGCATAACTACCATTTGGAACACTCCCGAAATAGTGACCTTTTCAAATTATCTAGATCTCGGCCTTAAATGGTCCAATAAGCTAACTATCGGATTTATAGGATCAATACGTACCATATCGAACTTTATTCCCCTGTTTGAGGCTCTTTCTAAGGAACCAAATAGATACAGGATTCTTTTTGTTGGTGGGGGAAAGAACGTGAGTAAACTGCAGGAGCTCGTGAAAACTCGTTATGCAGAGCTTGATATTGAATTTGTTGGGAATGTTGAGTATAGATTAACTCCCAATTACTACAAACTGTGTGACGTGGTATTTGCTTGGTACCCTCCAAGGGAAAATGTAAAGCGGGCTATTGCGGTTAAAGTATTTGAGGCCTGCTCTCTTGGCGTTCCTGTCATTGTAAACGGCGATACACTTATGGAGGACTTCGTTAGGGAGTATAGATGTGGTATCCCGTTAAAAGAATTGCAAATAGATAAGATAATAAATACGCTCAACGATATTCCAAAATTGAAAAAATCCCTTAAGTCTTTTAAGGTAATGATCAGGGATAAATGGAACTGGGAAAGAGAAGCGGAGAAATTGAGGAGGGTTTACGTGTGGGTAACAGGAAATACTTGGAGATGA